Below is a genomic region from Candidatus Dependentiae bacterium.
TTTTAATAAAAAAAACTCTACACTACACATCAATATATAATTTCTATTAATTCCTTGTGAAGGGTTTTTTACCTGTGCTAAGTATAAAATCATTGCTTAAAAAATTTCTTATTGCACTATTAGTAATTCATTTTTATTGCAACCTTGTAGGTATGAACAGTCAAGAAATGTGCGATCAAAGGATACAAAAAGCATTTAATCAAACATACCAAATAGATCAATCACACCCTATTGTTGAAGGAATGAAACTTTTTGTAGGATTAGGTTGTACAATAGGTGGTATACTAGGTGGCGCACACATTGTTCGAAAAAGTTTAGAAGGTATACACGCCATTCCCGAAGCATTGACTGCAAAAGCTGTACAACATAGTGCCAGTGTTTTTAAAAACCACCTTCTCAATCTTGATAGTAAAACACAAACTATACTATGTGGTACTGCAGCATGCACGGTAATTGGTCTTAGTTTAATGGCATGGATAAAACCGGGACAATTTCGGAAAAATCAACAAGAAAGACAATTTACACATTGTAAAAATGCCGCTTTTAATAGCATACTTAATAATCCTGACAGTGAAGCTTTTAAGCAAAGTATCACGATAGATGCAGATGACTATCTATCAGTAATTGACGATTTTATAAAAGGAAATAGTATAAATAATTTCAAAAAAACAGAAGAAAATCCTATTCTAACAATTGATAAAAACATTAAAAACCTTGTAACAAATATTAATAATCAAAACAACACATGTTTATTCAATTATTTTTTGACCAAAAAAAACAAGATCGACTATACTCCAACTGCAGATGAACTTGAAAAAGTTTCTATCTACAATTTTTATGAAGTAAAAAAAAATCCCATAGAAATTAATCCTTACCTCTATATATACTTCTTGACACATAAACACAACAAAAAAAATAACAACAATAGCAAAAAAAACATTACTATTAACATGAAACATGACAAATATGATTATTTTGCTGTATCTTTTAATGATAAAAATAAATTAATGAATAATATTTTTCAGAAATCGTTTCGAATCAACTCCATCCAAGATTATCATTATCTTTTCATAAACAACTATAATGAGACACTTAAAAAAGAGTATAATATTTTTTGTTTTGGGTGTTTTGATGAAAATTCTGGTTCTTTCAAATATTTCGCATCAATCCCTTTTAAATCTAATGAAGCTGACAAAAAAGATTATACAAAGACCGTAAAAAATCTTAAAATGGCAACTGAAGCCTGTGTTAACAATAAGTGCCAACTTATAGCATATCTTTCAAATCGAGTATTAGCACATAACTCTCATGATGAGAGTAGTTGTGCCTTTTTTATAGAAAGAAATAATATACAAGAGATTGCTCAAGGTGGTATACAGAAAACACAAAAGCCACCTATAGATGACAATCATATCATCCAGCATGCTTTACAACAACTTGTTGATGAACAAAAATCTGATAATGAATATAATCCATGCGTTATTATCAAATACAACGAACAAGAGTATATAGTTATTAAAAATAACGAACAAGAGTATATAGTTATTAAAAATGCGGAAAATCTGTATACCACCAATTTTTATCCTCCTAAAAATAATAATTATCATACTTGTTTAGTTAACAAAGACAACCAAAATGGAGATTATTTGAGGAAAATGATCGTAGACATAATTGAAAAAAACTACACAAATAAAAAAGTATGAGCTCTAGGTTAGAAAATACATAGGATTAGTTTTTTTGCTATATACATATACTTCAAAATGTAAATGAGAAGCATCTTTGCCTACTTTACGCACAAATCCGGTATCTCCAACTTTACCAATCAATTGAGCACGATTAACTTTTTGCCCAACATGTACTAACATCCTATCAAGATGCGCATAACGCGTTTTATATTTTTTAGTATGCGAAATAACAATCGTTTTTCCATATCCTTTGCTTTTTGTTGCCTCAATCACAACACCCTCTGCAGCAGCTTTAACTGGTGTACCACGCAATGCTGCCATATCAATACCATAATGATATCCCCATGTACCATTTAGTTTTTTGCGCGGACCAAAAAATGAACTTAACCAAAATCTATCTCTTGCTATTGGCCACGTTAATAAAATATCTGGAGTTCCTCGTTTGATGCTTGAGGAAAGTGGTTTATTTTTAATACACATATTACTTGCGCATACTGTCGATTTTTTATGTAAACATTTTTTGTTTAATACATTTTTTTGTTTTTCTTCTGGTTCTTTTATTATTGCAAGTAATTGATCTGTGTACGCAATTAAGTCATTAATATCAATTTGTTCTAACAAAAATTCTACATTCTCTTGTTGCAAATGCGCTATCATCGCCTCTTTTAAATAGGCCGGTTCCCTAT
It encodes:
- a CDS encoding M23 family metallopeptidase, whose product is MNRLGKVALCCLVGILCVVTVLLVHEYILFKEESKVLLDLQQEYRNYIVAVKKVLHNSIDGEHYIDHGKKKKDINSITITDECNQEGDELEDTDAQFLLLNREPAYLKEAMIAHLQQENVEFLLEQIDINDLIAYTDQLLAIIKEPEEKQKNVLNKKCLHKKSTVCASNMCIKNKPLSSSIKRGTPDILLTWPIARDRFWLSSFFGPRKKLNGTWGYHYGIDMAALRGTPVKAAAEGVVIEATKSKGYGKTIVISHTKKYKTRYAHLDRMLVHVGQKVNRAQLIGKVGDTGFVRKVGKDASHLHFEVYVYSKKTNPMYFLT